Proteins encoded within one genomic window of Equus caballus isolate H_3958 breed thoroughbred chromosome 20, TB-T2T, whole genome shotgun sequence:
- the OR11W1 gene encoding olfactory receptor 6Q1, with translation MERANRTLVTEFVFLRFSDSAHLQLLFFCLFLMIYFLSLVGNALIVLIVALDGRLHTPMYFFICNLSLIELWYTTVTVPKMLANFLCSQGVISVPSCIAQYYFFFSLAGTELFILTTMAFDRYAAICRPLHYPLLLSPQTCSTLAGICWSVGFLCPMFPSFLLAQISFCTPNQINHFFCDADQIFRLSCTDTYAIQVVGYALSTVVILGALVFTMASYAQIMVTILAMASATARHKAFSTCTAHLSVVTIYFGTLIFMYVRPAVKYESNINKIVAIFYSVITPLLNPLIYTLRNKDVKDALKVLVSRIQRICHSSRESQ, from the coding sequence ATGGAGAGAGCCAACCGCACGTTGGTCACTGAATTTGTCTTCCTGAGATTTTCTGACTCCGCTCATCTCCAGCTGCTcttcttctgcctcttcctcatGATCTATTTCTTATCCCTGGTGGGCAATGCACTCATTGTGCTCATTGTGGCCCTGGATGGCCgtctccacactcccatgtacttcttcaTCTGCAATCTCTCCTTGATAGAGCTGTGGTACACCACAGTTACTGTGCCCAAAATGCTGGCCAATTTTCTTTGTTCCCAAGGAGTCATCTCAGTTCCCAGCTGCATTGCCCAGTACTACTTCTTCTTCTCTTTGGCTGGCACTGAGCTCTTCATCCTCACCACCATGGCCTTTGACCGCTATGCTGCCATCTGCCGACCACTCCACTATCCACTGCTACTCAGCCCCCAAACTTGTAGTACCCTGGCTGGGATCTGCTGGTCTGTAGGATTCCTCTGCCCCATGTTCCCTTCATTCCTCCTTGCACAAATCTCCTTCTGCACCCCCAACCAGATCAATCACTTCTTCTGTGATGCTGATCAGATTTTCCGCCTTTCCTGCACAGATACATATGCCATCCAAGTGGTGGGCTATGCTCTTAGCACTGTCGTTATTCTAGGAGCCTTGGTCTTTACCATGGCCTCCTATGCCCAAATCATGGTCACTATTTTAGCCATGGCCTCTGCTACTGCCAGACACAAGGCCTTTTCCACATGCACGGCCCACCTTTCTGTGGTCACTATCTACTTTGGAACTCTCATCTTCATGTATGTCCGCCCAGCAGTAAAATATGAGTCAAACATCAACAAGATTGTGGCCATCTTCTACTCAGTGATCACCCCACTTCTCAATCCTCTCATCTATACACTCCGCAACAAGGATGTCAAGGATGCTCTGAAGGTGTTGGTATCCCGGATCCAAAGGATCTGCCACTCAAGCAGGGAGTCTCAGTGA
- the OR12D2M gene encoding olfactory receptor family 12 subfamily D member 2M (The RefSeq protein has 1 substitution compared to this genomic sequence), whose amino-acid sequence MLNQTSVTEFLLLGITDIQVLQPFFFVVFLAVYFVNVAGNGAILMVVISDPRLHSPMYFFLGNLSCLDICYSTVTLPKMLQNFLSTHKAISFSECISQLHFFHFLGSTEAMLLGVMAFDRFVAICKPLHYPLIMNHQLCTQMAITIWTIGFFHALLHSIMTSRLNFCGSNHIHHFFCDVKPLLELACGNTELNQWLLNTVTATLGMGPFFLTLLSYFYIIIYLFFKTHSCSLLHKALSTCASHFMVVILFYAPVVFTYIRPASRSSMDQDRVIAIMYSVVTPVLNPLIYTLRNKEVKGALRRVIRMRL is encoded by the coding sequence ATGCTGAACCAGACCTCAGTCACTGAATTTCTGCTCCTGGGAataacagacatccaagtactgcagccttttttctttgtggttttcctgGCAGTTTATTTTGTCAATGTGGCTGGGAATGGAGCCATCCTGATGGTTGTCATCTCTGATCCAAGACTCCATTCCCCTATGTATTTCTTCTTGGGAAATCTATCATGTCTAGATATCTGCTACTCCACAGTGACACTGCCAAAGATGTTGCAGAACTTCCTCTCTACACACAAAGCAATTTCTTTCTCGGAATGCATCAGCCAGCTTCACTTCTTCCACTTTCTGGGCAGCACCGAGGCCATGTTGTTGGGTGTAATGGCCTTTGACCGCTTTGTGGCTATCTGTAAACCACTtcgttaccctcttatcatgaaTCATCAGCTCTGTACCCAGATGGCTATCACTATCTGGACCATTGGTTTTTTCCATGCCCTGTTGCACTCCATAATGACCTCTCGCTTGAACTTTTGTGGTTCCAACCATATTCACCACTTCTTCTGTGATGTTAAGCCATTATTGGAATTGGCCTGTGGGAACACTGAGCTCAACCAGTGGTTGCTCAATACTGTCACAGCGACACTTGGCATGGGCCCATTCTTTCTAACACTTCTCTCCTATTTCTACATTATCATCTATCTTTTCTTCAAGACCCATTCTTGCAGCCTGCTTCACAAAGCACTGTCCACTTGTGCCTCCCACTTCATGGTAGTTATTCTTTTCTATGCTCCTGTTGTCTTTACCTATATTCGTCCTGCTTCAAGGAGCTCCATGGACCAGGACCGGGTCATTGCCATCATGTACAGTGTCGTCACTCCGGTACTAAACCCACTGATCTATACTTTGAGGAACAAGGAAGTAAAGGGGGCCTTGAGGAGAGTGATCAGAATGAGGCTCTAA